A region of Candidatus Campbellbacteria bacterium DNA encodes the following proteins:
- the rplD gene encoding 50S ribosomal protein L4: protein MNAQVFDIEGKKVKSFQLPSEIFDVAWNADLVKQVVDTAEANTRIAKAHTKMRGEVRGGGKKPWRQKGTGRARHGSRRSPIWVGGAITFGPRNEKVYKKNITKKMKAKALASMLSQKARDGELFFFNDIDFGDKPKTKKAVEMFGKISKKDFNPLSKTSKASLVLLCNDNKTTTRSLQNINNVGVSLVSSLNARDLALYKYIFMVDPEKCVEILTKRLVENK, encoded by the coding sequence CATCTGAAATTTTTGATGTGGCGTGGAATGCAGACCTTGTAAAACAGGTTGTAGACACCGCTGAGGCAAATACAAGGATTGCAAAAGCACACACAAAAATGAGAGGAGAGGTGCGCGGTGGTGGTAAAAAACCTTGGAGACAAAAAGGAACAGGAAGGGCAAGACACGGATCACGCCGTTCTCCTATATGGGTTGGTGGTGCTATAACTTTTGGACCACGAAATGAGAAAGTGTACAAAAAAAACATAACAAAGAAAATGAAAGCAAAAGCCCTTGCATCAATGCTTTCACAAAAGGCAAGAGATGGAGAGTTGTTTTTCTTCAACGATATTGATTTTGGTGACAAGCCAAAAACAAAAAAAGCAGTAGAAATGTTTGGAAAAATATCAAAGAAGGATTTTAACCCACTTTCAAAAACATCAAAGGCATCCCTTGTTCTACTTTGCAACGACAACAAAACAACAACAAGAAGTTTACAAAATATAAACAATGTTGGCGTTTCACTTGTCTCCTCTTTGAATGCAAGAGATTTGGCTCTTTACAAATACATTTTTATGGTTGACCCAGAAAAATGTGTGGAGATACTAACAAAGCGTTTAGTAGAAAATAAATAA
- the rplW gene encoding 50S ribosomal protein L23, whose protein sequence is MKIFGIDFGKKDKDENDKKVVIDDSIGEEETLETFSQPTTPTKKKFVKRVSKKAPKKKLRRTNFTTKKMSKTSVLVKPYYTEKAADSSEKSIYIFEVNSRAGKREVASAIKEKYNVIPKKVNILTTSSKPTSLRRVGRAGRTQVKKKAYVYLAKGDKIQFS, encoded by the coding sequence ATGAAAATATTTGGAATTGACTTCGGCAAAAAAGACAAAGATGAAAATGACAAGAAAGTTGTTATTGATGATTCTATTGGTGAAGAAGAAACCCTTGAAACATTCTCACAACCGACAACTCCAACCAAAAAGAAATTTGTAAAAAGGGTTTCAAAAAAAGCGCCAAAGAAAAAACTCCGCAGGACAAACTTCACTACGAAGAAAATGAGCAAGACAAGTGTTCTCGTGAAGCCGTATTACACGGAAAAAGCAGCAGATTCTTCTGAAAAATCAATATATATCTTTGAGGTTAACAGCCGTGCAGGAAAGCGAGAGGTGGCATCCGCTATAAAAGAAAAATACAATGTCATCCCAAAGAAGGTTAATATATTGACAACCTCATCAAAGCCAACATCCCTACGCCGTGTGGGGCGTGCTGGACGCACACAAGTGAAGAAAAAAGCTTATGTGTATCTTGCTAAGGGAGATAAGATTCAATTCTCATAA